AAGAAAGGAAATTACATAGCGCATCATGCTAATAGACTCAATCTTCTTCCCCCAATTAAATGAAAATGAAGATGAAAAATGGTTTGGCCAGCTCCTTCCCCATTATTTGTCAAAAATCGATATCCTTCCTCTATGTGGTATTTTTTAGCTAAGCTCTGTGCTATAGAAAAAATCTCCTGAATTAAAGGCCAGTCCTCTGAAGCTATGGATTGAAAATTGAGGATTTCTTTTTTTGGCATAATCAAAATG
The Candidatus Rhabdochlamydia sp. T3358 DNA segment above includes these coding regions:
- a CDS encoding HIT domain-containing protein — translated: MSTIFAKIIRKEMPATIVFENERILAIEDLHPVAPIHILIMPKKEILNFQSIASEDWPLIQEIFSIAQSLAKKYHIEEGYRFLTNNGEGAGQTIFHLHFHLIGGRRLSLLA